AAGGTGCCCAAGACTTTGCCAGCTTCCAAGTCAGAGGGAATGAAGACGCAGCAATCCAGACCTGCATGAGCCGCGATCGCAGCGGTGGAGTTCGCCAAGTTGCCTGTACTTGCACAAGAAACAGTGGTGAAACCTAGCTCACGAGCGCGAGTGAGAGCGACAGAAACCACCCGATCCTTGAAACTCAAGGTGGGCATGTTGACGGCATCATTCTTGATATAGAGCTTCTTGAGACCGAGGCGACGCGCCAAGCGATTTGCTTGGAGAAGAGGAGTCATGCCAGTGCCGACATCAATGGGGTTGTCGGTGGCTACGGGCAAAAAGGGGCGATAGCGCCAAATGGAGTTGGGGCCAGCTTGAATACTGGCGCGGGTGACTTGCCGTTGGATAGCGCTGTAGTCGTAAGCCACTTCCAACGGCCCAAAACAAAACTCACAAACATGCGTGGCTTTGAGTTCGTACTCTTCGCCGCATTCTTTACACTTCAATGCCGTAAAGGTGGCAGCAGTGGATAGGGTGGGTGTGTGAGTTGCCTGGGTCATAGTCACAGCTCTCTTGTAATCAAGAATTACGGTCTTTTGAAGTTCTGTCGCGTCGGCAGTGGTTCAGATAGTAACACGCCTTTCAAAACAGCGTCAAACATAGCCGACTTATTTTGTCGGGATTAAGTAAAACATTTACAGAGAAGGGGTTTTGGCTATTTTTGTCAAAATTTATCCCAAACTTCCCTCAAAGTTGAGTGACAAAGTAGAGAATTTTTTGTGAGCGATCGCTCATTTTGTTGTTAACAACCGCAATACCATTCGTCATCCACCACTAACAGGCGGAATTAGCACCACCTCATCCCCTGCTTGTAGTGGTGTATTGGGTTCGACAAACTGCAAATTCACACCAAAGCGAGTTAAGTCGCGCCACTGCTCTAGTTCTGGATGCTCTTGGATCAGGCGATCGCGCACTTCAGCTACAGTCGCCCCGATTGGCATCTCTAAAGTAATTTCTGGCAGTTCGTAAGCTTCTTGATAAGCAGCAAACAGCTTAATGGTCACACTAATAATAGAAGGGTCAGACATCAGTCTTGGCTCACGAAACCTCAAACCCTACTTTTAGCGCAAAGACTCGACAATAATGGCGGTTGCTAAGAAGAAAAAGACTACGGCAGCTAAACGGAGAAGGATCTGTGCGATCGCAGGCAACCACCAAATCCTCAGCTCAAGCCCCGTTGGTACTGCCGTTGGTCACCCACTAGATGATCTCGCAATTCTGCTGCGACACTTGATGGCAGCATCGTCACACGGCTCTTGCTACCTTTACTGTCTCTGACCACAGAACGTTGGGCATAACAATTCACATACTGCTGAAGTTCTTGACGAAGAGATACACTGGCTTGACTTGAAGTTGGATAGTTTGCCAACAAATGGCGGGCAGTATCGATACGACCGAGTTGGGCATACAGCCGAATCAATTCTATCAACGTGTTTACTGAACGCTCTTTTTGGTTGTTCCAAATTTGCGTGGTGCGATCGAGCAACGCGATCGCCTCGGTAGAACGATTGCGACTTAGATAAGCTTGAGCAATAGTGGGGGCAATCTGAGAAAAGGCATCCGGTGTTTGATAGGTGTTGATTAGTTCAGATGCCTGTCGAGCAATGTCTAGCTGACCCGACTGGATAGCGGTCACAATCAGATTATCAATGTTTGTTTCTTTGTAACCAGCCAGAGAAATCTCTCGAAGTGTCCTCCAGGCTGCCTCAACTTGCTGGTGGTTGAGAAACTGTTGGGACACCAGAGACAACATATAATCTGATGTGAATCCATTATTGGGATCAGCTTGCACCGCTTTTGCTGCTTTCACGGCATTCTGACGAGCCGTTTCCGCAGCGTCCCGCTGCCCAGTTTTG
This region of Trichocoleus desertorum NBK24 genomic DNA includes:
- a CDS encoding MoaD/ThiS family protein, which produces MSDPSIISVTIKLFAAYQEAYELPEITLEMPIGATVAEVRDRLIQEHPELEQWRDLTRFGVNLQFVEPNTPLQAGDEVVLIPPVSGG